One genomic region from Leifsonia sp. Root1293 encodes:
- the trhA gene encoding PAQR family membrane homeostasis protein TrhA — protein sequence MVDASPAHPDDVKPTWRGWIHAGTFPLALISGIVLISVANGAAAKWSSVVFVLTSLLLFGNSALYHRFDWNPRTKVILKRIDHANIFLLIAGTYTPLAILALPASKGVLLITLVWAGALLGIGFRVFWIGAPRWLYVFIYIALGWAAMMYIVDLLNANVVMMVLVVIGGLLYTGGAIVYALKKPNPWPGRFGFHEIFHTCTLFAFICHWTAVLLIVLDPLPGSVGG from the coding sequence ATGGTGGATGCGTCTCCTGCCCATCCCGATGACGTGAAGCCGACCTGGCGGGGATGGATCCACGCGGGAACCTTCCCCCTCGCGCTGATCTCCGGCATCGTCCTGATCTCCGTCGCGAACGGAGCTGCGGCCAAGTGGTCGTCGGTGGTCTTCGTGCTCACGTCGCTGCTGCTCTTCGGCAACTCAGCGCTCTATCACCGCTTCGACTGGAATCCGCGCACCAAGGTCATCCTGAAGCGCATCGACCACGCGAACATCTTCCTGCTCATCGCGGGAACGTACACACCGTTGGCGATCCTGGCCCTGCCTGCGAGCAAGGGCGTCCTCCTCATCACCCTCGTCTGGGCCGGTGCCCTGCTCGGCATCGGGTTCAGGGTGTTCTGGATCGGGGCGCCGCGCTGGCTCTACGTGTTCATCTACATCGCGCTCGGCTGGGCGGCGATGATGTACATCGTCGACCTGCTGAACGCCAACGTCGTGATGATGGTGCTCGTCGTCATCGGTGGCCTGCTCTACACCGGCGGCGCCATCGTCTACGCGCTCAAGAAGCCCAACCCATGGCCCGGAAGATTCGGATTCCACGAGATCTTCCACACCTGCACGCTGTTCGCCTTCATCTGCCACTGGACGGCCGTGCTGCTGATCGTGCTCGACCCGCTGCCTGGCTCCGTCGGGGGCTAG
- a CDS encoding DUF4307 domain-containing protein — MTTQLDARYGRTSTRKRRDGWIIGIVAAAFVVVFAAWVIWAGLDGAKPIIEAQDTQHSVIDSRTVSVTFEISMPAGTRASCAVQALNEDFSIVGWKVVDIPAADVYTRSFTEEVRTSRQSNTGLISSCWAT, encoded by the coding sequence ATGACCACCCAACTCGACGCGCGCTACGGCCGCACGAGCACGCGCAAGCGCCGCGACGGCTGGATCATCGGGATCGTCGCCGCAGCGTTCGTGGTCGTGTTCGCCGCCTGGGTGATCTGGGCGGGCCTGGACGGCGCGAAGCCGATCATCGAGGCTCAGGACACCCAGCACTCCGTCATCGACTCCCGCACCGTGAGCGTCACCTTCGAGATCTCGATGCCGGCAGGCACCCGCGCGAGCTGCGCCGTGCAGGCCCTCAACGAGGACTTCTCGATCGTCGGCTGGAAGGTCGTCGACATTCCGGCCGCCGACGTGTACACGCGCTCGTTCACCGAAGAGGTGCGCACCTCGCGCCAGAGCAACACCGGTTTGATTTCGAGCTGCTGGGCGACCTAA
- a CDS encoding TetR/AcrR family transcriptional regulator, which translates to MSESAADLPAPAGARRRGRPRQGAAGDSRGRIIAAAEKEFAARGYDATSMRAVARRAGVDAALVHHYFSDKADLFAEVIAAPLRPDRAIKAVLAGPREDIGVNIVRFLLEEFEKPAVRARGTALIRSVVGSDGTSLLRDFLVREVFRRIAAALDTPDADLRATLAASQIVGIMLTRYVLRLEPLASAPIDDLVARLGPAVQWHLTGFPLDDGPSSGE; encoded by the coding sequence GTGAGTGAGAGTGCCGCCGACCTGCCAGCCCCGGCTGGTGCACGCCGACGCGGGCGACCTCGGCAGGGCGCCGCCGGCGACTCCCGGGGTCGCATCATCGCGGCGGCCGAGAAGGAGTTCGCCGCCCGAGGCTACGACGCCACCTCGATGAGAGCCGTTGCCCGGCGGGCGGGGGTCGACGCGGCGCTCGTGCACCACTACTTCTCCGACAAGGCCGATCTCTTCGCCGAGGTGATCGCCGCGCCGCTGCGACCCGACCGGGCCATCAAGGCCGTGCTCGCCGGTCCTCGAGAGGACATCGGCGTGAACATCGTGAGGTTCCTCCTCGAGGAGTTCGAGAAGCCGGCTGTGCGCGCCCGCGGCACCGCCCTCATCCGTTCCGTCGTCGGCTCGGACGGCACCAGCCTGCTGCGCGACTTCCTCGTTCGCGAGGTGTTCCGGCGCATCGCAGCCGCTCTCGACACGCCCGACGCCGATCTGCGGGCGACCCTCGCGGCGTCGCAGATCGTTGGCATCATGCTCACGCGGTACGTGCTGCGGCTCGAACCCCTGGCCAGTGCCCCGATCGACGACCTGGTGGCGCGTCTCGGCCCGGCCGTGCAGTGGCATCTGACCGGCTTTCCCCTTGACGACGGGCCGTCTTCGGGCGAATAA
- a CDS encoding LemA family protein gives MEWLIPLIIVVVLVAIVGIYLWATYNSLVTLNVRVDEAWSDITVQLKRRADLIPNIIESVKGYAAHERGVFESVTRARAETLSAQGPVEASVAENHMQQALKSIFAVAEAYPQLQASQNFLQLQGELVDTEDKIQAARRFYNGGVRELNTKIKVFPNNAFAKRLGFSERDFFEVADAAAIAEPPRVQF, from the coding sequence ATGGAATGGCTCATTCCCCTCATCATCGTCGTCGTGCTCGTCGCCATCGTCGGCATCTACCTCTGGGCGACGTACAACTCCCTGGTCACGCTGAACGTGCGGGTGGACGAGGCCTGGAGCGACATCACGGTGCAGCTGAAGCGGCGAGCGGACCTCATTCCGAACATCATCGAGTCGGTCAAGGGCTATGCAGCCCACGAGCGCGGCGTGTTCGAGTCCGTCACGCGCGCGCGCGCCGAGACGCTGTCGGCGCAGGGCCCCGTCGAGGCATCCGTCGCCGAGAACCACATGCAGCAGGCGCTCAAGTCGATCTTCGCTGTCGCAGAGGCGTACCCGCAGCTCCAGGCCAGCCAGAACTTCCTGCAGCTGCAGGGCGAACTCGTCGACACCGAGGACAAGATCCAGGCCGCGCGCCGGTTCTACAACGGGGGAGTGCGCGAGCTCAACACCAAGATCAAGGTGTTCCCGAACAACGCCTTCGCGAAGCGGCTGGGCTTCTCCGAGCGGGACTTCTTCGAGGTCGCGGATGCCGCGGCCATCGCGGAGCCCCCGCGCGTGCAGTTCTAG
- a CDS encoding AI-2E family transporter produces MSRASDDQRGWRAFGRRRPEDKPEGEPPFDVEASIPNGVRLAGGWSWRLLLIGAVIAVVIFLVIQLRLIVIPLFVAVLLAALLVPFVGFLRRHRWPAWLAITVAMLGTLVLVAGLLVLVITQIQRGASDIASHALESFDELKAWLLASPFEISESDLNGFLNQAWASIQQDSQVYVTGALSLGSSLGHLVAGVFLTLFSLLFILIDGGGIWRWIVSLFPKRARAAVDGAAIAGWTTLTNFARVQVLVAAIDAVGIGLGAFLLGVPLAIPIAVLVFLGSFIPIVGAVVTGTLAAAIALVYNGPWIALWMIVVVLAVQQLEGHVLQPLIVGSVVKVHPLAVVLVVATGSLLAGIPGALFAVPVAAVMNVMVRYISSGVWKTRPPVEPPVPQSILWQTVPQPRPGYRKDDTTDA; encoded by the coding sequence ATGAGCCGAGCTTCGGATGACCAGCGCGGGTGGCGGGCGTTCGGACGCCGCAGGCCCGAGGACAAGCCAGAGGGCGAGCCTCCCTTCGATGTCGAGGCGTCCATCCCGAACGGCGTGCGGCTCGCCGGAGGGTGGTCGTGGCGCCTGCTGCTGATCGGCGCCGTGATCGCCGTGGTCATCTTCCTCGTCATCCAGCTGCGGCTCATCGTCATCCCACTGTTCGTCGCCGTGCTGCTCGCAGCGCTCCTGGTGCCGTTCGTCGGCTTCCTCCGCCGCCACCGGTGGCCCGCGTGGCTGGCCATCACCGTGGCGATGCTGGGGACCCTGGTGCTCGTGGCCGGGTTGCTCGTGCTCGTCATCACGCAGATCCAGCGCGGAGCGAGCGACATCGCCTCCCACGCCCTCGAGTCGTTCGACGAGCTCAAGGCCTGGCTGCTGGCGTCGCCGTTCGAGATCTCCGAGAGCGACCTGAACGGCTTCCTGAACCAGGCCTGGGCGAGCATCCAGCAGGACAGCCAGGTCTACGTCACCGGGGCGCTGTCGCTCGGTTCCTCTCTCGGCCACCTCGTCGCCGGCGTGTTCCTCACCCTCTTCAGCCTGCTGTTCATCCTCATCGACGGCGGGGGCATCTGGCGCTGGATCGTCAGCCTGTTCCCGAAGCGCGCCCGTGCGGCCGTCGACGGAGCCGCCATCGCCGGCTGGACCACTCTCACCAACTTCGCGCGGGTCCAGGTGCTCGTCGCCGCCATCGACGCCGTCGGCATCGGTCTCGGCGCGTTTCTGCTCGGGGTTCCGCTCGCCATCCCGATCGCGGTGCTGGTCTTCCTCGGCTCCTTCATCCCCATCGTCGGCGCCGTGGTCACGGGCACGCTGGCGGCCGCCATCGCTCTCGTCTACAACGGTCCGTGGATCGCACTCTGGATGATCGTGGTCGTGCTGGCCGTGCAGCAGCTCGAGGGCCACGTGCTGCAGCCGCTCATCGTCGGCAGCGTCGTGAAGGTGCATCCGCTCGCCGTCGTGCTCGTCGTGGCGACGGGATCCCTGCTCGCCGGCATCCCCGGAGCACTGTTCGCCGTGCCGGTGGCGGCGGTCATGAACGTCATGGTGCGGTACATTTCGAGCGGGGTCTGGAAGACGAGACCTCCGGTGGAACCGCCGGTGCCGCAGTCGATCCTGTGGCAGACGGTTCCCCAGCCCCGACCGGGCTATCGAAAGGACGACACGACGGATGCCTGA
- the greA gene encoding transcription elongation factor GreA, whose translation MSQDATVTWLTQEVYDRLNLELQTLSTTGRQEITDRIQSAREEGDLKENSGYHAAKEEQGKQEARIRQLTELLRTAEVGEAPESHGVVEIGTIITATIAGDETTFLIGSREIAEGSELDAYSEQSPLGAAIIGLAVGDSTSYTAPNGREIAVTITAVETWTGQ comes from the coding sequence ATGTCCCAGGACGCAACCGTCACGTGGCTCACGCAGGAGGTCTACGACCGCCTGAACCTCGAGCTGCAGACCCTCAGCACCACGGGTCGCCAGGAGATCACCGACCGCATCCAGTCGGCGCGGGAGGAAGGCGACCTCAAGGAGAACAGCGGCTACCACGCGGCCAAGGAGGAGCAGGGCAAGCAGGAGGCCCGCATCCGCCAGCTCACCGAGCTTCTGCGCACGGCCGAGGTCGGCGAGGCACCGGAGAGCCACGGCGTCGTCGAGATCGGCACGATCATCACCGCCACCATCGCCGGCGACGAGACGACGTTCCTCATCGGCAGCCGCGAGATCGCCGAGGGCAGCGAACTCGACGCCTACAGCGAGCAGAGCCCGCTCGGTGCTGCGATCATCGGCCTCGCCGTCGGAGACTCGACCAGCTACACGGCCCCGAACGGCCGCGAGATCGCCGTCACGATCACCGCCGTCGAGACCTGGACCGGCCAGTAG
- a CDS encoding winged helix-turn-helix domain-containing protein produces the protein MPDSVSPALARRVALAAQGFGRPRPASVGTRQLNGLIARLGLLQLDSVNVYERSHYQPVFARLGAYDKALLDRLTFPRRGGYVEYWAHEAAVIPVDTWSSWRWRMEEYRDYFSARDSWAAANRRMLEWLTSELAANGPMAASAIEHDSNVRRGPWWGWSDVKRGLEVLFRQGDVVSAGRTRFERTYALPEQVLPSAVIERVVPKHDAHVQLVERAAAAHGIGTEKDLADYYRLKRADTRAAIAELEEAGMLLPVTVDGWQSPAWLHRDARLPRRIGATALLSPFDPVVWERARTERMFGFHYRIEIYTPAEKRIFGYYSLPILVDDTLVGRIDLKNDRQAKVLRVQSAWLEESVPAASVPEIAARVTSVLHEITAWQGLESIVVAARGTLSAALEAELA, from the coding sequence ATGCCTGATTCCGTCTCCCCTGCACTCGCACGTCGTGTCGCGCTGGCCGCACAGGGGTTCGGGCGTCCGCGTCCGGCATCCGTCGGAACCCGCCAGTTGAACGGTCTGATCGCGCGCCTCGGGCTCCTCCAGCTCGACTCGGTGAACGTCTACGAGCGCTCGCACTACCAGCCGGTCTTCGCCAGGCTCGGCGCCTACGACAAGGCGCTGCTCGACAGGCTCACGTTCCCGCGCCGAGGCGGCTACGTCGAGTACTGGGCGCACGAGGCCGCCGTCATCCCCGTCGACACCTGGTCGTCGTGGCGCTGGCGCATGGAGGAGTACCGGGACTACTTCTCGGCACGCGACTCGTGGGCCGCCGCCAACCGGCGCATGCTCGAGTGGCTCACCAGCGAGCTGGCCGCCAACGGGCCGATGGCCGCGAGCGCCATCGAGCACGACTCCAATGTGCGACGCGGACCGTGGTGGGGATGGTCCGACGTGAAGCGCGGACTGGAAGTGCTGTTCCGGCAGGGCGATGTGGTGTCGGCAGGACGAACGCGCTTCGAGCGTACCTACGCCCTGCCCGAGCAGGTGCTGCCCTCTGCAGTCATCGAGCGCGTGGTGCCCAAGCACGACGCCCACGTGCAGCTGGTCGAGCGTGCGGCCGCAGCCCACGGCATCGGCACCGAGAAGGACCTCGCAGATTACTACCGGCTGAAGCGCGCTGACACCCGGGCCGCCATCGCCGAGCTCGAGGAGGCGGGGATGCTCCTTCCCGTCACCGTCGACGGCTGGCAGTCTCCGGCCTGGCTGCATCGCGACGCCCGTCTCCCTCGGAGGATCGGGGCCACGGCGCTGCTCTCTCCGTTCGACCCCGTGGTGTGGGAACGGGCACGAACCGAGCGCATGTTCGGTTTCCACTACCGCATCGAGATCTACACCCCCGCCGAGAAGCGCATCTTCGGCTACTACAGCCTGCCGATCCTCGTCGACGACACGCTCGTCGGGCGGATCGACCTGAAGAACGACAGACAGGCGAAGGTACTCAGGGTGCAATCGGCGTGGCTGGAGGAGAGCGTGCCTGCCGCGTCAGTCCCCGAGATCGCTGCGCGGGTGACGTCGGTGCTGCACGAGATCACCGCATGGCAGGGCCTGGAGTCGATCGTCGTCGCCGCCCGCGGCACGTTGAGCGCGGCGCTCGAGGCGGAGCTGGCCTAG
- a CDS encoding M48 family metalloprotease, with translation MYSAIAKNKRNTVFIVILFIAIIAGLGWLAGYVYNSPTIVVVTIVGSIAYAIFQYFFAASQAVAISGGVQIEKSDNPRLWRTVENIAISQGLPMPKVYIVNDPAPNAFATGRDPQHAVVAATTGLLDLMDDSELEGVMAHEMGHVKNYDIRVSMIVFGLVVAVGFIADMFLRMAFFGRGRDNNNPVVLVFGLVAMLVAPLVAGLVQAAVSRQREYLADATGALITRHPEALASALAKLGAYGRPMQKQNSSMAHLWISNPLAGGGIAKLFSTHPPLEERIQRLHTIGGEF, from the coding sequence TTGTACAGCGCGATAGCCAAGAACAAGCGCAACACAGTCTTCATCGTCATCCTCTTCATCGCGATCATCGCCGGTCTCGGCTGGCTGGCCGGCTACGTCTACAACAGCCCGACCATCGTCGTGGTCACGATCGTGGGATCGATCGCCTACGCGATCTTCCAGTACTTCTTCGCGGCCTCGCAGGCCGTCGCCATCTCGGGCGGCGTGCAGATCGAGAAGTCGGACAACCCTCGGCTCTGGCGCACTGTTGAGAACATCGCCATCTCGCAGGGCCTGCCGATGCCGAAGGTGTACATCGTCAACGATCCGGCGCCGAACGCCTTCGCCACCGGACGCGACCCCCAGCACGCCGTTGTGGCCGCGACGACCGGACTGCTCGACCTCATGGACGACTCGGAGCTCGAGGGCGTCATGGCCCACGAGATGGGTCACGTGAAGAACTACGACATCCGTGTGAGCATGATCGTCTTCGGCCTGGTCGTGGCCGTCGGTTTCATCGCGGACATGTTCCTGCGCATGGCGTTCTTCGGGCGAGGGCGGGACAACAACAATCCCGTCGTGCTGGTCTTCGGTCTCGTGGCGATGCTGGTCGCACCGCTCGTCGCGGGTCTCGTCCAGGCCGCGGTGTCGCGTCAGCGCGAGTACCTGGCCGACGCCACCGGAGCCCTCATCACCCGCCACCCCGAAGCCCTCGCCAGCGCACTGGCCAAGCTCGGGGCCTACGGTCGACCGATGCAGAAGCAGAACAGCTCGATGGCCCATCTGTGGATCTCGAACCCGCTCGCGGGCGGTGGCATCGCCAAGCTGTTCAGCACCCACCCGCCGCTGGAGGAGCGCATCCAGCGCCTGCACACCATCGGTGGAGAGTTCTAG
- a CDS encoding ABC transporter ATP-binding protein, translated as MNSAAPAVDIRDLHIRRGSTAVLHGLDLSIARGGVVGLLGPSGSGKTTLMRAIVGVQVVTSGTVAVLGEPAGSEPLRHRVGYVTQSASVYDDLTVAQNIAYFGSVLGAPRSDVARVIEETDLTPFADRVVGSLSGGQRSRVSLAAALLGAPELLVLDEPTVGLDPLLRVQLWDLFHRLAAAGTTLLVSSHVMDEATRCDRLLLMRDGEMLADDTPQALLGATGASDVEGAFLAIIASRPDRESEAQAPARRGGSARPRRHRHARGEEGR; from the coding sequence ATGAATAGTGCGGCTCCGGCCGTCGACATCCGGGATCTCCACATCCGTCGCGGCAGCACGGCGGTACTGCACGGCCTCGATCTGAGCATCGCCCGCGGGGGCGTCGTCGGCCTGCTCGGCCCCAGCGGCAGCGGCAAGACGACCCTCATGCGCGCCATCGTGGGGGTGCAGGTGGTGACGTCCGGCACTGTGGCCGTACTGGGCGAGCCGGCGGGCAGCGAACCCCTCCGACACCGGGTGGGGTACGTCACGCAGTCGGCCAGCGTCTACGACGATCTCACTGTCGCCCAGAACATCGCCTACTTCGGGTCGGTGCTCGGAGCTCCGCGCTCCGACGTCGCCCGCGTGATCGAGGAGACCGACCTCACTCCCTTCGCCGACAGGGTCGTCGGGTCGCTCTCCGGGGGCCAGCGCTCCCGGGTCTCCCTCGCCGCAGCGCTGCTGGGCGCTCCGGAACTGCTCGTCCTCGACGAACCGACGGTCGGCCTCGATCCTCTGCTCCGCGTGCAGCTGTGGGACCTGTTCCACAGGCTGGCCGCCGCGGGCACCACGCTGCTCGTCTCGAGTCACGTCATGGACGAGGCCACGCGATGCGACCGACTGCTCCTCATGCGCGACGGCGAGATGCTCGCGGATGACACCCCGCAGGCCCTGCTCGGGGCGACGGGAGCCTCGGACGTCGAGGGGGCGTTCCTGGCCATCATCGCCTCGCGCCCCGATCGCGAGAGCGAGGCACAGGCTCCCGCTCGGCGCGGCGGGTCAGCTCGGCCCCGTCGCCATCGGCATGCCCGTGGGGAGGAGGGACGATGA
- the ilvA gene encoding threonine ammonia-lyase gives MPDTANTLPAPTGAAGTIAGPQLADFEAARITVGRVVRTTPVESSRHIAEVLGAPVFLKCENLQRTGSYKLRGAYNRLSSLSDEERARGVVAASAGNHAQGVALAARELGIRATIFMPIGVALPKLEATRDYGADVVLRGNVIGETLDAAAAYAAESGSVLIPPFDHPDVVAGQGTLGLEILEQVPDVDTVIVPIGGGGLASGVASAIRQQSLATGRTVRIIGVQAANAAPYPASLAAGEPVSIPVIPTIADGIAVYRPGNLNFEIIRDTVDEIVTVTEDDVARAIIVLMERAKLVVEPAGAVSVAAILSGVVKSDGPTVAILSGGNIDPLLMQRVISHGLAASDRYLTISIMLPDRPGQLARTAELVAAANANVVEVLHTRHGAGREISDVELQLSIETRGPAHKDFVVETLRAAGYDPRIV, from the coding sequence ATGCCTGACACCGCGAACACCCTGCCTGCACCGACCGGGGCAGCCGGCACCATCGCGGGACCGCAGCTCGCAGACTTCGAGGCCGCCCGGATCACCGTGGGTCGCGTCGTACGGACCACGCCTGTCGAGAGCTCGCGCCACATCGCCGAGGTGCTCGGCGCTCCGGTGTTCCTCAAGTGCGAGAACCTGCAGCGCACCGGGTCCTACAAGCTGAGGGGCGCCTACAACAGGCTCTCCTCGCTGAGCGACGAAGAGCGCGCGCGGGGCGTCGTGGCCGCGTCGGCCGGCAACCACGCCCAGGGCGTCGCCCTCGCCGCGCGGGAGCTCGGCATCCGCGCCACCATCTTCATGCCCATCGGCGTCGCCCTGCCGAAGCTCGAGGCGACCCGTGACTACGGCGCCGACGTCGTGCTGCGCGGCAACGTGATCGGCGAGACCCTCGACGCTGCGGCGGCGTACGCGGCCGAGTCGGGCTCGGTGCTCATCCCGCCCTTCGACCACCCAGACGTGGTGGCCGGGCAGGGCACTCTCGGGCTCGAGATCCTCGAGCAGGTTCCGGATGTCGACACCGTCATCGTGCCCATCGGCGGCGGTGGGCTCGCATCCGGAGTCGCGAGCGCCATCAGGCAGCAGTCCCTGGCGACGGGGCGCACCGTGCGGATCATCGGCGTGCAGGCGGCGAACGCGGCGCCCTATCCCGCCTCCCTCGCCGCGGGGGAGCCCGTGAGCATTCCCGTGATCCCGACCATCGCCGACGGCATCGCCGTGTACAGGCCGGGCAACCTCAACTTCGAGATCATCCGCGACACCGTCGACGAGATCGTCACTGTCACCGAGGACGACGTGGCCCGGGCCATCATCGTGCTCATGGAGCGCGCGAAGCTCGTCGTCGAGCCCGCCGGTGCCGTCTCGGTCGCGGCCATCCTCTCGGGCGTCGTCAAGTCGGACGGGCCCACCGTCGCGATCCTCTCAGGCGGCAACATCGACCCGCTGCTGATGCAGCGCGTGATCAGCCACGGCCTGGCGGCATCCGACCGCTATCTGACGATCTCGATCATGCTGCCCGACCGCCCCGGCCAGCTCGCCCGCACGGCCGAACTCGTCGCCGCTGCGAACGCCAACGTGGTCGAGGTGCTGCACACCCGCCACGGCGCCGGGCGCGAGATCAGCGACGTCGAGCTGCAGCTCTCGATCGAGACGCGGGGCCCGGCCCACAAGGACTTCGTCGTCGAGACGCTCCGGGCGGCCGGATACGACCCGCGCATCGTCTGA
- a CDS encoding isoprenyl transferase — translation MQKREEPLGRGLLYDLYQRRLRRGLTPETMPRHVAMIIDGNRRWARQLGLATAAHGHRAGAAKMSEFLQWCDELGISVVTLYLLSSDNLSNRAGEELDALVEIIAELADDLSRHGDWRVKHVGSTSGLPQALVDALAAAEARTVGHTGLHINLAVGYGGRTEITDAMRSIVASHHAEGRSLEDLAERLTPELIGEHLYTVGQPDPDLVIRTSGEQRLSDFMLWQAAHSEFYFVEALGPDLREVDFLRALRDYATRHRRFGA, via the coding sequence GTGCAGAAGAGGGAAGAACCGTTGGGGCGAGGCCTCCTCTACGACCTCTACCAGCGGCGTCTGCGGCGCGGCCTGACCCCCGAGACCATGCCGCGTCACGTCGCCATGATCATCGACGGCAACCGCCGCTGGGCGCGCCAGCTCGGCCTCGCGACGGCCGCACACGGTCATCGCGCCGGGGCGGCGAAGATGAGCGAGTTCCTGCAGTGGTGCGATGAGCTCGGCATCAGCGTCGTCACCCTGTACCTGCTCTCGAGCGACAACCTCTCGAACCGCGCCGGCGAGGAACTCGACGCCCTCGTCGAGATCATCGCGGAGCTCGCGGATGATCTCTCGCGCCACGGCGACTGGCGGGTGAAGCACGTCGGGTCGACCAGCGGGCTGCCCCAGGCGCTCGTCGACGCCCTCGCGGCGGCAGAAGCCCGCACCGTCGGCCACACGGGGCTGCACATCAACCTGGCCGTCGGCTACGGCGGACGCACCGAGATCACCGACGCGATGCGGTCGATCGTGGCCAGCCACCACGCCGAGGGGCGCAGCCTCGAGGATCTTGCCGAGCGGCTCACCCCCGAGCTCATCGGCGAGCACCTCTACACGGTGGGCCAGCCCGACCCCGACCTGGTCATCCGCACCTCGGGTGAACAACGCCTCAGCGACTTCATGCTCTGGCAGGCGGCGCACAGCGAGTTCTACTTCGTCGAGGCGCTCGGACCCGACCTGCGCGAGGTGGACTTCCTCCGCGCGCTGCGCGACTACGCAACACGACACCGGCGCTTCGGCGCATGA
- a CDS encoding ABC transporter permease: protein MNARRTFATAGRVLLQIRHDPRTIVLLLVVPTLLIGLLAWIFVDTDVFQSIGPAMIALFPFIVMFLVTSIATLRERRSGTLERLLAMPLGKGDFILGYTLAFSLLAVAQASIAVAFAVWICGLTIEGSIWLLLAVALADAILGTALGLLASAFARTEFQVVQFMPVLVFPQILLGGIFLARDQLPPVLEAISDWLPLSHAIDALNAVATDSESAAWIWGQILILGAFIVGAIVFGSITLRRRTP, encoded by the coding sequence ATGAACGCCCGCCGAACCTTCGCGACGGCAGGCCGCGTGCTCCTGCAGATCCGTCACGACCCTCGGACCATCGTGCTGCTGCTGGTGGTGCCGACGCTGCTGATCGGCCTCCTCGCCTGGATCTTCGTGGACACCGACGTCTTCCAGAGCATCGGCCCGGCGATGATCGCGCTGTTCCCGTTCATCGTGATGTTCCTGGTCACGAGCATCGCCACCCTGCGTGAGCGCCGCTCAGGAACGCTGGAGCGCCTCCTCGCCATGCCGCTCGGCAAGGGCGACTTCATCCTCGGGTACACGCTGGCCTTCAGCCTCCTGGCCGTAGCTCAGGCGTCGATCGCCGTGGCGTTCGCCGTCTGGATCTGCGGGCTCACGATCGAGGGCAGCATCTGGCTGCTCCTCGCCGTCGCACTGGCGGATGCGATCCTCGGCACGGCGCTCGGTCTGCTGGCCAGCGCCTTCGCCCGCACCGAGTTCCAGGTCGTGCAGTTCATGCCCGTTCTGGTCTTCCCGCAGATCCTCCTGGGCGGCATCTTCCTGGCACGGGACCAGCTTCCGCCCGTGCTCGAGGCGATCAGCGACTGGTTGCCCCTGTCGCACGCCATCGATGCCCTGAATGCCGTCGCGACCGACAGCGAGAGCGCCGCTTGGATCTGGGGTCAGATCCTCATCCTCGGCGCCTTCATCGTGGGGGCGATCGTGTTCGGATCGATCACGCTGCGGCGTCGGACGCCGTAG